One Salarias fasciatus chromosome 9, fSalaFa1.1, whole genome shotgun sequence DNA segment encodes these proteins:
- the hacd1 gene encoding very-long-chain (3R)-3-hydroxyacyl-CoA dehydratase 1 — protein sequence MASSEEDGTVEEKENNNKKRTKSALATAWLTFYNIAMTAGWLVLAMAMMRFYIQKGTHKGLYRSIARTLKFFQTFALIEVGHCAIGIVRTSVIVTGVQVCSRIFMVWFITNSIRQIQNEESVILFLVVWTVTEITRYSYYTFNLLHHLPYFIKWARYNLFIVLYPLGVVGELLTIYAALPFVRRSGMYSVRLPNKYNVSFDYYYCLIIIMLSYIPLFPQLYFHMLRQRRRVLHGEVIVEKDD from the exons ATGGCGTCCAGCGAGGAGGACGGCacggtggaggagaaggaaaacaacaacaagaagagaACGAAAAGCGCCCTCGCGACCGCATGGCTCACTTTCTACAACATCGCCATGACCGCCGG gtgGCTGGTCCTGGCCATGGCAATGATGCGCTTCTACATCCAGAAAGGCACGCACAAGGGTCTGTACAGGAGTATAGCAAGGACGCTCAAGTTTTTCCAGACCTTTGCATTAATTGAG GTGGGACATTGTGCTATTG GAATCGTGAGGACTTCTGTGATTGTAACTGGGGTTCAAGTGTGTTCTCGGATTTTCATGGTTTGGTTCATCACTAACAGCATCAGACAG ATCCAGAATGAAGAGAGCGTTATCCTATTCCTGGTTGTGTGGACGGTGACAGAGATTACCAGATATTCCTACTACACGTTTAACCTGCTCCACCACCTGCCGTACTTCATCAAATGGGCCAG ATACAATCTCTTCATCGTCTTGTACCCGCTGGGAGTCGTGGGAGAGCTGCTCACCATTTACGCTGCTCTGCCGTTTGTGCGCCGGTCTGGGATGTACTCCGTGAGGCTTCCCAACAAGTATAACGTGTCGTTCGACTACTACTACtgtctcatcatcatcatgctgTCCTACATCCCAC tgtttcctcagcTCTACTTCCACATGCTgaggcagaggagaagagttCTTCACGGGGAGGTCATCGTGGAAAAGGATGACTAG
- the LOC115394557 gene encoding transmembrane protein 236, translating into MGSGRTLKFAVCEVLQFAGLCVPLFIIMQRFAVIVAKVKTSATPPGDGSTAYWLIVASSIAYVTSTALLVWVPVKYMVFIKKKFLIGRKKWRPVTLVYVILSTLPCFAFLIASSEVQINNNLKHDTFTELPVSLVLFSLICIDVVERIRHCRLTGQANDMERDADIPSTVLTHVEQVTPVNTITPAVPGPAVPGPAVPGPAVPGPAVPTPLQPGANQQNDRNQNGAAARPETNGTVPGIPGIPGNPRRPFSISGLSSRSASTTAYRLSPYAYTGPLRFLCASDARADVFVDSFVFWMDTVEMVRVAGHPLVYYSGWVFPIYIFSYLSCLRVVVMPHSPLLSSLGVALQDLPFFFVRVGLIAFFGFVTPILYLMKNLLVCLAFIYFNFMTKLRIFNTERMFF; encoded by the exons ATGGGCTCTGGGAGGACGCTGAAGTTCGCTGTGTGTGAGGTGCTGCAGTTCGCAGGCTTGTGTGTGCCACTCTTCATCATCATGCAGAGGTTCGCCGTCATCGTGGCCAAAGTCAAAACATCGGCAACCCCCCCCGGGGACGGCAGCACGGCCTACTGGCTGATCGTGGCTTCCTCCATCGCTTACGTCACCTCCACCGCCTTGCTGGTCTGGGTCCCGGTGAAGTACATGGTCTTCATCAAGAAGAAGTTCCTCATCGGGAGGAAGAAGTG GAGGCCTGTGACCCTGGTATATGTGATCCTGTCCACATTACCCTGCTTCGCTTTCCTCATCGCCAGCTCTGAG GTTCAGATAAATAACAACCTGAAACACGATACGTTCACAGAGCTCCCTGTGTCACTCGTCCTCTTTTCACTCATCTGTATAGACGTGGTGGAGAGGATTCGCCACTGCAGACTGACCGGCCAAG CTAACGACATGGAACGAGATGCAGACATCCCTTCCACTGTCCTAACCCATGTGGAGCAGGTAACTCCTGTGAATACCATCACTCCAGCTGTCCCGGGGCCAGCTGTGCCCGGGCCAGCTGTGCCCGGGCCAGCTGTGCCCGGGCCAGCTGTGCCCACCCCTTTACAACCGGGCGCAAACCAGCAAAACGATAGGAACCAGAACGGAGCGGCGGCTCGCCCGGAGACCAACGGGACAGTACCGGGGATCCCGGGGATCCCGGGAAACCCCAGGAGGCCGTTCAGCATCTCCGGGCTGAGCTCCCGATCAGCAAGCACCACGGCGTACCGTCTGTCCCCCTACGCCTACACGGGGCCGCTGCGATTCCTGTGTGCCAGCGACGCCCGGGCCGACGTGTTCGTGGACAGCTTCGTGTTCTGGATGGACACGGTGGAGATGGTCAGGGTGGCAGGTCACCCTCTGGTGTACTACTCAGGCTGGGTGTTCCCCATCTACATCTTCAGCTACCTGTCCTGTTTGCGCGTGGTGGTCATGCCCCACAGCCCGCTGCTGTCCTCACTCGGAGTGGCCCTCCAGGATTTGCCCTTCTTCTTCGTGCGCGTTGGCCTGATCGCCTTCTTCGGCTTTGTCACGCCCATCCTCTACCTGATGAAGAACCTGCTGGTGTGCCTGGCCTTCATCTATTTCAACTTCATGACCAAGCTGAGGATCTTCAACACGGAAaggatgtttttctga